The following proteins come from a genomic window of Elusimicrobiota bacterium:
- a CDS encoding radical SAM protein, with amino-acid sequence MKTVCLIVPPSVFLLDERVFMSLGILRVAAMLERAGHRVEMLDLSGIANHTDVVRLHARASRATHFGLTATTPQMPATFAIAQALRAVRPDATLILGGPHITLVSASRKMETREKRPGRGVAAFDKLAAAFDVLVAGDGEFAVERALVDAPPAFIDGDDPKSDLFLKSAQLKDMPFPARHLVDVDSYRYTIDGVKALSLIAQLGCPFECGFCGGRFSPMLRRARMRDPENVVAEIEHLHRAYGTRAFMLYDDELNVNPRMVDLLNRITDLQKRLGVEFKLRGFIKSQLFNDAQAEAMVRAGFRWILTGFESGSPRILQNINKRATLEENSRCVDFSSSPAAPFTAETFRTPGYPFFLSLFFRDGVPRGAVLWVQVFLGALSAAVLFAAGVRLWGRTAPALWAGLCLAVDFVTVLYGAFVLTETLFLLFLLLAFWALAGSLERPRPLLLTAAGLGLGLAALVRPVGFFLFLAVAPVLAVSWRRRGVPWRRPLLLFLAASFALTGGWMVRNKIRAGVFAFTTIDRALIHVRLALLKVESSGASFDQSLAAIQSEADRAETGAHSNRWALRRLAAQSGAHAALLAKESARFWLGNSFKAAAWVLAADPAYDPARVPAYAKDGFLAQGSRLLRAHPALGAGALLFLAFLGVNYGLVGWGAARGGAAFFRDARVWLLVVPIAYFYLLSIGSVAHARLRIPAMPFVFLLAGEAAARLRAGQRRPHQVVDPL; translated from the coding sequence GTGAAAACCGTTTGTTTGATCGTCCCCCCGTCAGTGTTTTTGTTGGACGAACGCGTGTTCATGTCCCTGGGGATTCTGCGCGTGGCGGCGATGCTGGAGCGCGCCGGGCACCGGGTGGAAATGCTGGATTTGTCGGGCATCGCCAATCACACCGACGTGGTCCGCCTGCACGCCCGCGCCAGCCGCGCCACCCATTTCGGGCTGACCGCCACCACGCCCCAAATGCCGGCCACCTTCGCCATCGCCCAAGCTCTCCGCGCGGTCCGCCCCGACGCCACGCTCATTTTGGGCGGCCCGCACATCACCCTGGTCAGCGCCTCGCGGAAGATGGAAACCCGCGAAAAACGTCCCGGGCGCGGCGTGGCGGCCTTCGACAAACTCGCCGCCGCGTTCGACGTGCTCGTCGCGGGCGACGGCGAATTCGCCGTCGAGCGCGCCCTGGTCGACGCTCCCCCCGCCTTCATCGACGGCGACGACCCCAAATCCGATTTGTTCTTAAAAAGCGCCCAATTGAAGGACATGCCTTTCCCCGCCCGCCATCTGGTGGATGTCGACAGTTACCGTTACACCATCGATGGGGTGAAAGCGCTGAGCCTCATCGCCCAACTGGGATGCCCTTTCGAGTGCGGGTTCTGCGGCGGTCGATTTTCTCCCATGCTGCGGCGGGCGCGCATGCGCGACCCCGAAAACGTCGTCGCGGAAATCGAGCACCTTCATCGCGCTTACGGCACCCGCGCCTTCATGCTCTACGACGACGAGCTCAACGTCAACCCGCGCATGGTCGACCTGCTCAACAGGATCACCGACCTGCAAAAGCGCCTCGGCGTCGAGTTCAAGCTCCGGGGCTTCATCAAATCCCAGCTTTTCAACGACGCCCAAGCCGAGGCCATGGTGCGCGCGGGGTTCCGCTGGATCCTGACCGGCTTCGAATCCGGCTCCCCGCGCATTCTCCAAAACATCAACAAGCGCGCCACGTTGGAAGAGAACTCCCGCTGCGTGGACTTTTCCTCCAGCCCCGCGGCGCCCTTCACGGCGGAAACCTTCCGCACGCCCGGCTATCCGTTTTTCCTGTCGCTTTTCTTCCGCGACGGCGTTCCCCGCGGCGCGGTCCTGTGGGTCCAGGTTTTTCTGGGGGCCCTGTCGGCCGCCGTTCTCTTCGCCGCGGGCGTCCGCCTCTGGGGCCGAACGGCGCCCGCCCTGTGGGCGGGGCTCTGCCTCGCGGTGGATTTCGTGACGGTGCTCTACGGGGCCTTCGTTTTGACGGAAACGCTTTTCCTTCTGTTCCTGCTGCTGGCTTTCTGGGCCCTCGCGGGTTCCCTGGAACGGCCGCGCCCCCTTCTTCTGACGGCCGCGGGCCTCGGCCTGGGGCTGGCCGCGCTGGTGCGGCCGGTGGGGTTCTTCCTCTTCTTGGCGGTGGCCCCGGTGCTGGCGGTGTCGTGGCGGCGCCGGGGCGTCCCGTGGCGCCGGCCCCTTCTGCTGTTCCTCGCCGCGTCGTTCGCCCTGACGGGCGGCTGGATGGTCCGCAACAAAATCCGCGCCGGCGTTTTCGCCTTCACCACCATCGACCGCGCGCTGATCCACGTGCGTCTCGCGCTCTTGAAGGTGGAGTCGTCGGGCGCCTCCTTCGACCAATCCCTCGCGGCGATCCAATCCGAGGCGGACCGGGCCGAAACCGGCGCCCACAGCAACCGCTGGGCGCTGCGGCGGCTGGCCGCCCAATCGGGGGCCCACGCCGCCCTGCTGGCCAAAGAGTCCGCGCGGTTTTGGCTCGGGAACTCGTTCAAGGCCGCGGCCTGGGTCCTCGCGGCGGATCCGGCCTACGACCCCGCGCGCGTCCCGGCCTACGCCAAAGACGGCTTTCTCGCCCAGGGGTCGCGGCTCTTGCGCGCCCATCCCGCGCTGGGCGCGGGGGCGCTCTTGTTCTTGGCGTTCTTGGGGGTCAATTACGGCTTGGTCGGCTGGGGGGCGGCGCGGGGCGGCGCGGCGTTTTTCCGGGACGCGCGCGTTTGGCTTCTCGTCGTTCCGATCGCGTACTTTTATTTGCTGTCCATCGGCAGCGTGGCCCACGCGCGTTTGCGCATTCCGGCCATGCCGTTCGTGTTTCTATTGGCCGGCGAAGCCGCCGCCCGCCTCCGCGCCGGGCAGCGCCGCCCGCACCAGGTCGTCGACCCGCTTTAA
- a CDS encoding glycosyltransferase family 1 protein — protein MQASLARALVFYARSVPGWRQLAVETVRHVTGLRLDHVPAGWRDARWVRRFFKDTYQSLSYVEDWREAFARHPRLRVSPCNINNPVEIVRALRALKEADLVVALHSAVGDHLGVMRRIGRFLQGRRGPAIALFGNEYNLMDEKIDFARRAGVDFIGSQLPPAAAAQLYAGLPRVRVLHAPAALNPDVYRPGPSGPRPVDLGFRGQAYPLFVGDVERTDAVNALSDAARRAGLAVDVRFAPLERGGWSDFLAGCAGIPGAESGTYFLEPDSKLLARAQAYCRRRPAATWPEVRERFFTGARKINGKAISSRHFEPLGTKTCQVLLEGEYNGILKPMEHYIPVRKDLSNVDEAVALLADPAVRARITETAHAFARAGHTYLKRVDDLVRAALPGAEAGGGFAGQ, from the coding sequence GTGCAGGCATCACTAGCGCGCGCGCTGGTCTTTTACGCGCGGAGCGTGCCCGGGTGGCGGCAATTGGCCGTCGAGACCGTCCGGCACGTCACGGGGTTGCGCCTGGACCACGTGCCCGCCGGCTGGCGGGACGCCCGGTGGGTGCGGCGTTTTTTTAAAGACACCTACCAGAGTTTGTCTTACGTGGAGGATTGGCGGGAAGCCTTCGCGCGTCACCCGCGCCTGCGCGTGAGCCCCTGCAACATCAACAACCCGGTGGAGATCGTCCGGGCGCTGCGCGCCCTCAAAGAGGCCGACCTCGTGGTCGCGCTGCATTCGGCCGTGGGCGACCACCTGGGCGTGATGCGGCGGATCGGGCGGTTCCTCCAGGGCCGGCGCGGCCCGGCGATCGCGCTCTTCGGCAACGAATACAACCTCATGGACGAAAAAATCGATTTCGCCCGCCGCGCGGGCGTGGACTTCATCGGCAGCCAGTTGCCCCCCGCGGCCGCCGCCCAACTCTACGCCGGACTGCCCCGCGTCCGGGTGCTGCACGCGCCCGCCGCCCTCAACCCCGACGTGTACCGGCCCGGCCCGTCGGGGCCCCGCCCCGTGGACCTGGGCTTTCGCGGGCAGGCCTACCCGTTGTTCGTCGGCGACGTGGAGCGGACCGACGCCGTCAACGCGTTGAGCGACGCCGCCCGGCGCGCGGGCCTCGCGGTGGACGTGCGGTTCGCCCCGTTGGAGCGGGGCGGGTGGTCGGATTTTCTGGCGGGGTGCGCGGGGATTCCGGGCGCGGAGTCGGGCACCTATTTCCTGGAACCGGATTCAAAATTGCTGGCCCGGGCCCAGGCCTATTGCCGCCGCCGGCCCGCGGCGACGTGGCCGGAGGTGCGGGAACGGTTTTTCACCGGGGCGCGGAAGATCAACGGCAAGGCCATCTCTTCGCGGCACTTCGAACCCCTGGGCACGAAAACGTGCCAGGTGCTGTTGGAGGGGGAGTACAACGGGATCTTAAAACCGATGGAGCACTACATCCCCGTGCGGAAGGACCTCTCGAACGTCGACGAGGCCGTGGCCTTGTTGGCGGACCCGGCGGTGCGCGCGCGGATCACCGAGACGGCGCACGCCTTCGCCCGCGCGGGGCACACCTATTTAAAGCGGGTCGACGACCTGGTGCGGGCGGCGCTGCCCGGCGCGGAGGCGGGCGGCGGCTTCGCCGGCCAATAG
- a CDS encoding NAD-dependent epimerase/dehydratase family protein, translated as MSAATGWDGARALVVGGAGFIGSNLTRALLDAGVARVTVVDNLLSAERSNVPNDPRVDYREGSIADDALLGGLDKAVDYVFHLATFHGNQNSIADPLADHANNLLTTLKLLEWARGAAAVKKIVYAASGCVLAPHTSGDPTPVKEDGPAPFHLDSPYQISKIVGEFYAVYYHAAHRLPTVRARFQNVYGPGEVLGAGRWRGTPATVWRNVVPTFVYRALLGQALILEGDGSSSRDFIYVDDIVRGLMACASAGAPGDVYNLASGRETSIADLAERINRLAENPTPVARVPRRAWDHAGRRVGDTTKAERVLGFRAGVDIDEGLRRTVAWTRTNRPLIQACVDRHADRLAAAGAR; from the coding sequence GTGAGCGCGGCGACGGGCTGGGACGGCGCCCGCGCTCTCGTCGTCGGCGGGGCGGGGTTCATCGGGTCGAACTTGACGCGCGCGCTGTTGGACGCCGGCGTCGCGCGGGTGACGGTGGTGGACAACCTGCTCTCGGCCGAGCGGTCGAACGTGCCGAACGACCCGCGGGTGGATTATCGGGAAGGGTCGATCGCCGACGACGCCCTGTTGGGCGGGTTGGACAAGGCGGTCGATTACGTCTTCCATCTGGCGACGTTCCACGGCAACCAGAACTCCATCGCCGACCCGCTGGCCGACCACGCCAACAACCTCCTCACCACCTTGAAGCTCTTGGAATGGGCCCGCGGAGCGGCGGCCGTTAAAAAAATCGTCTACGCCGCGTCGGGGTGCGTGTTGGCCCCGCACACGAGCGGCGACCCGACGCCCGTGAAGGAAGACGGGCCCGCGCCCTTCCACCTGGACAGCCCCTACCAGATCTCGAAAATCGTCGGGGAGTTTTACGCCGTGTATTACCACGCGGCGCACCGCCTGCCGACGGTGCGGGCGCGGTTTCAAAACGTGTACGGGCCGGGGGAAGTCCTGGGCGCGGGGCGCTGGCGCGGCACGCCGGCCACCGTGTGGCGGAACGTGGTGCCCACGTTCGTTTACCGCGCGCTTTTGGGACAGGCCTTGATCCTCGAGGGCGACGGCTCGTCGTCGCGGGATTTCATTTACGTCGACGACATCGTCCGCGGGCTGATGGCCTGCGCGTCGGCGGGCGCGCCGGGGGACGTCTACAACCTGGCGTCGGGGCGGGAAACGTCGATCGCGGATTTGGCGGAGCGGATCAACCGGTTGGCGGAGAACCCGACGCCGGTGGCGCGCGTCCCCCGGCGGGCCTGGGACCACGCCGGACGGCGCGTCGGCGACACGACCAAAGCCGAGCGCGTCTTGGGTTTTCGCGCGGGCGTCGACATCGACGAAGGGTTGCGCCGGACCGTGGCGTGGACGCGGACGAACCGGCCCCTGATCCAGGCCTGCGTGGACCGCCACGCCGACCGCTTGGCCGCCGCGGGGGCCCGTTGA
- a CDS encoding NAD-dependent epimerase/dehydratase family protein, translating to MRTLITGGAGFVGSHVADRLLAQGDRVCVIDNYATGRRDNLAAHPNLTVVEGTIADRKTVDKLFDDFKPEAVVHAAASYKDPNNWVEDSLTNVLGTAHVVQAAQRAGVKRLIYFQTALCYGLHPAEQPIRVDHALAPGDSSYAISKTAGEHYVRLSGLNWISFRLANAYGPRNVSGPLPTFYQRLTAGKPCFVMDTRRDFIHIGDLVDVAMKALAGQGASGVYHVSSGKDFAIRELFDAAVKALGVRLEKDVEVRPRGADDAFTILLDPALTEKTFGWAVRTPLDRGVADAVAWYRAHPVEETFTHLKLPTAPR from the coding sequence ATGAGAACATTAATCACCGGCGGGGCCGGGTTTGTGGGGTCCCACGTGGCGGACCGGTTGCTGGCGCAAGGCGACCGGGTGTGCGTGATCGACAACTACGCCACCGGGCGGCGGGACAATTTGGCCGCGCACCCGAACTTGACCGTGGTGGAAGGCACGATCGCCGACCGGAAGACGGTGGACAAACTTTTCGACGATTTCAAGCCCGAGGCCGTCGTCCACGCCGCGGCGTCGTACAAAGACCCCAACAACTGGGTCGAAGATTCCCTCACCAACGTGCTGGGCACGGCCCACGTCGTCCAGGCCGCCCAGCGCGCGGGCGTGAAGCGGCTGATCTATTTCCAGACGGCGTTGTGTTACGGGCTCCACCCGGCGGAGCAGCCGATCCGCGTGGACCACGCGTTGGCCCCGGGGGACAGCAGCTACGCCATCAGCAAGACGGCGGGGGAACACTACGTGCGCCTGAGCGGGCTGAATTGGATTTCGTTCCGCTTGGCGAACGCCTACGGCCCGCGCAACGTGAGCGGCCCGCTGCCGACCTTTTACCAACGGCTGACGGCGGGCAAACCCTGCTTCGTGATGGACACGCGGCGGGACTTCATCCACATCGGCGACCTGGTGGACGTGGCGATGAAAGCCTTGGCGGGGCAAGGGGCTTCGGGGGTGTACCACGTGTCCTCGGGAAAAGATTTCGCCATCCGCGAGCTTTTCGACGCGGCGGTGAAAGCGCTGGGTGTCCGGCTGGAGAAGGACGTGGAGGTGCGCCCCCGCGGGGCGGACGACGCCTTCACGATCCTGCTCGACCCGGCGCTCACCGAAAAAACTTTCGGCTGGGCCGTGCGCACGCCCCTGGACCGGGGCGTGGCCGACGCGGTGGCCTGGTACCGGGCGCACCCCGTGGAGGAGACCTTCACCCACTTGAAGCTGCCGACGGCGCCGCGGTGA
- the asnB gene encoding asparagine synthase (glutamine-hydrolyzing) — protein sequence MCGVGAILSLTGAPVPDLAARLDLMNTLQRHRGPDGVGAWAHPSGRVGLAHRRLSIIDIEGGAQPMGDAAGRWISFNGEIYNHPELRSELGSAGFRGRSDTEALLKSLERWGPDALAKLRGMFGFALWDEPRDALFCARDRFGIKPLYYTVVDGVAYVASECKALLPFLKDIRTDVDALKDYLAFQFCLAGKTLFAGIRELPPGHTLTIHRGRLEVRRYWEVYYNPQFEETEACFAEGVRERLRESVGLHLRSDVPVGAFLSGGLDSSLMATLAVEAGATSLRAFTGKFDMGPAYDESHHARAVAEAKGLLLDETVIREDDFVDHLPAVIYHLDAPVAGPGSVPQFLTAKSAARHRKVVLGGQGGDEIFGGYARYLIAYFEQCIKAAIDGTMNSGNFIVTYESIIPNLSALRSYKPLLQDFWRDGLFDDLGPRYFRLINRSRDVGREVRWEALGDYNPYETFRTIFEGDNVRKESYFDRMTHFDFKTLLPALLQVEDRVTMAHGLESRVPFLDHRLVEYAATMPSNVKFKNGTMKHLLRTAFADTLPRSVLDRKDKMGFPVPFTEWAARPGRTRDFVRDTLGSAAARGRPWMNAEEVLKGLDAEPRYGRKLWGLLSLELWQKQFHDRAADIARAADFKR from the coding sequence ATGTGCGGCGTGGGAGCGATCCTCTCGTTGACCGGGGCCCCGGTGCCGGACTTGGCGGCGCGGTTGGACCTGATGAACACCTTGCAACGCCACCGCGGCCCCGACGGCGTGGGCGCCTGGGCGCACCCGAGCGGGCGCGTCGGCTTGGCCCACCGGCGGCTCAGTATCATCGACATCGAGGGCGGGGCCCAGCCCATGGGCGACGCCGCCGGGCGGTGGATCTCCTTCAACGGCGAAATCTACAACCACCCGGAACTGCGGTCGGAACTCGGGAGCGCCGGGTTCCGCGGGCGGTCGGACACGGAGGCCCTCCTCAAGAGCCTCGAGCGCTGGGGGCCGGACGCCCTGGCGAAACTGCGGGGCATGTTCGGCTTCGCCCTGTGGGACGAACCGCGCGACGCGCTCTTTTGCGCGCGGGACCGGTTCGGCATCAAGCCGCTCTACTACACGGTCGTCGACGGGGTGGCCTACGTCGCGTCCGAATGCAAGGCGTTGCTCCCCTTCCTCAAGGACATCCGGACGGACGTGGACGCCTTGAAGGATTATTTGGCGTTCCAATTTTGCCTCGCCGGGAAAACCCTCTTCGCGGGGATCCGCGAATTGCCGCCGGGGCACACCTTGACCATCCACCGCGGGCGGTTGGAGGTGCGGCGGTATTGGGAGGTGTATTACAACCCGCAATTCGAGGAGACGGAGGCGTGTTTCGCCGAGGGCGTGCGCGAACGGCTGCGGGAGTCCGTGGGCCTGCACCTGCGCAGCGACGTGCCGGTGGGGGCGTTCTTGAGCGGGGGGCTCGACTCGAGCCTGATGGCGACCTTGGCCGTGGAGGCGGGGGCGACGTCTTTGCGCGCGTTCACCGGCAAATTCGACATGGGGCCGGCCTACGACGAGTCGCACCACGCGCGGGCGGTGGCCGAGGCCAAGGGCCTCCTGTTGGACGAGACGGTGATCCGCGAGGACGATTTCGTCGACCACCTGCCGGCGGTGATCTACCACCTGGACGCGCCGGTGGCCGGGCCGGGCAGCGTGCCGCAATTCCTGACGGCCAAGAGCGCGGCGCGCCACCGCAAGGTGGTGCTGGGCGGCCAAGGCGGGGACGAGATCTTCGGCGGGTACGCGCGCTACCTCATCGCCTATTTCGAGCAGTGCATCAAAGCGGCCATCGACGGGACGATGAACTCGGGGAATTTCATCGTGACCTACGAATCGATCATCCCCAACCTGTCGGCGTTGCGGTCCTACAAACCGCTTTTGCAGGATTTTTGGCGCGACGGGTTGTTCGACGACCTCGGTCCGCGGTACTTCCGGCTGATCAACCGCAGCCGCGACGTGGGCCGGGAGGTGCGCTGGGAGGCCCTGGGGGATTACAACCCCTACGAAACGTTCCGGACCATCTTCGAAGGGGACAACGTGCGCAAGGAGTCGTACTTCGACCGCATGACGCATTTCGATTTCAAGACCCTGTTGCCGGCGCTGCTCCAGGTGGAGGACCGCGTGACCATGGCGCACGGGTTGGAATCGCGCGTGCCGTTCTTGGACCACCGGCTGGTGGAGTACGCCGCGACCATGCCGTCGAACGTCAAATTCAAGAACGGCACGATGAAACACCTGCTGCGGACGGCTTTCGCCGACACGCTGCCGCGGTCGGTGTTGGACCGCAAGGACAAGATGGGGTTCCCGGTGCCGTTCACGGAGTGGGCGGCGCGGCCGGGGCGGACGCGGGATTTCGTGCGGGACACGCTGGGCTCGGCGGCCGCGCGGGGACGCCCGTGGATGAACGCCGAGGAGGTGCTCAAGGGGTTGGACGCGGAACCGCGCTATGGACGAAAACTGTGGGGGCTGTTGTCGTTGGAGCTGTGGCAGAAGCAATTTCATGACCGCGCGGCGGACATCGCCCGCGCGGCGGACTTCAAACGTTGA
- the wecB gene encoding UDP-N-acetylglucosamine 2-epimerase (non-hydrolyzing) has product MKKTLALVVGARPQFVKAAPLLRALDGAFRAWTIHTGQHHDRDMSEIHHAQLGLPRPRFHLGVHGGTHGDQTARALAGVERVLLRQRPDAVIVFGDTNATLAGALAAAKLNIPVAHVEAGLRSHVRAMPEEVNRVLTDHLAHWLFVPSARARAQLAREGIRRGVWGVGDIMRDAVRLFGGAADAAPDPRWGVAAGDYYFATVHRAANTDDPARLRAILRLFGSLDRRVVFPVHPRTRARLKAGALSTPANVAAVRPLGYVESLAAQRRARAVLTDSGGVQKEAYYLGVPCVTLREETEWPETVAAGWNRLTGLDPRRVRAALARPRPRANTALYGDGHTAEKIRDVLLNPATWPRGTGR; this is encoded by the coding sequence ATGAAGAAGACCTTGGCCCTGGTGGTGGGCGCGCGGCCGCAGTTCGTGAAGGCGGCGCCGCTCCTGCGCGCGCTCGACGGCGCGTTTCGGGCGTGGACGATCCACACCGGACAGCACCACGACCGCGACATGTCCGAGATCCACCACGCGCAGCTCGGGTTGCCCCGGCCGCGCTTTCACCTCGGGGTCCACGGGGGCACGCACGGCGACCAGACCGCCCGCGCCCTCGCGGGCGTGGAGCGCGTGCTCCTGCGCCAGCGGCCCGACGCGGTGATCGTTTTCGGCGACACGAACGCCACCCTGGCCGGCGCCCTGGCGGCGGCCAAGCTCAACATCCCCGTCGCCCACGTGGAGGCCGGCCTGCGCAGTCACGTGCGGGCCATGCCCGAGGAAGTGAACCGGGTCTTGACCGACCACCTGGCCCATTGGCTCTTCGTTCCGAGCGCGCGCGCGCGCGCGCAATTGGCGCGCGAAGGGATCCGCCGGGGCGTGTGGGGGGTGGGCGACATCATGCGCGACGCGGTGCGGCTGTTCGGCGGCGCCGCCGACGCCGCGCCCGACCCCCGTTGGGGCGTGGCCGCGGGGGATTACTATTTCGCCACCGTGCACAGAGCCGCCAACACCGACGACCCCGCGCGGTTGCGGGCGATCCTCCGACTGTTCGGATCGCTCGACCGGCGGGTGGTGTTCCCCGTGCACCCGCGGACGCGCGCGCGGCTCAAGGCCGGGGCCCTGTCGACCCCCGCCAACGTGGCGGCCGTGCGGCCCTTGGGGTACGTGGAGTCCTTGGCGGCCCAGCGGCGCGCCCGGGCGGTGTTGACCGATTCGGGGGGCGTGCAAAAAGAGGCGTACTATTTGGGCGTGCCCTGCGTGACCCTGCGCGAAGAGACCGAATGGCCGGAAACCGTGGCCGCCGGATGGAACCGCCTGACCGGGCTGGACCCCCGCCGCGTGCGGGCGGCGCTGGCGCGCCCCCGGCCCCGCGCCAACACCGCGCTTTACGGCGACGGGCACACGGCCGAAAAAATCCGCGACGTCCTTTTGAACCCCGCCACGTGGCCGCGCGGGACGGGGCGCTGA
- a CDS encoding glycosyltransferase has product MTGTPAKNERPLRVLFVHNALYSACLLKEGFRALGHRADNLYFDFHRHSKDLTWGCDFDLPGRWWATPLHLGFLAYALARYDVFHFLGKPYLVPACYAFLRVPAPWDLALLKRAGKTVVYQSDGCYNMIRPSAWKTRIDPAICHVCQTTQGDTYGFCSNKNTVDLNTAMRKHADIRWGIGLDVDFEEGLDFEYYPVDTERWRPGIEIPAAHRVPRRTEKTVLVYHGVGSHAVGQRGDIKGTSHVVHAIDALRAEGVDIQLMLMEKVPHDAIRFYQAQADIVVDQLLVPGGGQTGREGLALGKPVLTRLHPAQRKAFAAAARPEDPPPYVHVDARNLKKRLRLLAARADLRRRLGERGAEFAQRVLSPFACAARYAAAYRRVREAGR; this is encoded by the coding sequence GTGACCGGTACGCCCGCGAAAAACGAACGGCCCCTGCGGGTGCTGTTCGTCCACAACGCGCTCTATTCGGCCTGTCTTTTGAAAGAAGGGTTTCGCGCCCTGGGCCATCGCGCCGACAACTTGTATTTCGATTTTCACCGGCACTCGAAAGATTTGACCTGGGGGTGCGACTTCGACTTGCCGGGCCGGTGGTGGGCGACCCCGCTTCACCTGGGGTTTTTGGCCTACGCGCTGGCGCGCTATGACGTGTTCCACTTTTTGGGGAAACCCTACCTGGTGCCGGCGTGTTACGCCTTTTTGCGCGTGCCCGCGCCTTGGGACCTGGCCCTGCTCAAACGCGCGGGGAAGACCGTCGTCTACCAGTCCGACGGGTGCTACAACATGATCCGCCCCAGCGCGTGGAAAACCCGCATCGATCCGGCCATCTGCCACGTCTGCCAGACGACCCAGGGGGACACCTACGGGTTTTGCTCCAACAAAAACACCGTGGACCTCAACACGGCCATGCGAAAGCACGCCGACATCCGATGGGGGATCGGTCTGGACGTGGATTTCGAAGAAGGCCTGGATTTTGAGTATTATCCGGTCGACACGGAACGCTGGCGGCCGGGGATCGAGATCCCCGCGGCGCACCGCGTGCCCCGCCGCACGGAAAAGACCGTTTTGGTTTACCACGGGGTCGGCAGCCACGCCGTGGGGCAACGCGGGGACATCAAAGGCACGTCGCACGTCGTCCACGCGATCGACGCGTTGCGGGCCGAGGGGGTCGACATTCAACTGATGCTGATGGAAAAAGTGCCGCACGACGCGATCCGCTTCTACCAGGCGCAGGCCGACATCGTGGTGGACCAGCTGCTCGTCCCGGGCGGCGGGCAAACGGGGCGCGAGGGGTTGGCCCTCGGCAAACCCGTGCTCACGCGCCTGCACCCCGCCCAGAGAAAGGCTTTCGCCGCCGCGGCCCGGCCGGAAGACCCGCCCCCCTACGTGCATGTCGACGCGCGCAACCTCAAAAAACGCCTGCGCCTGTTGGCGGCGCGGGCGGATCTGCGCCGGCGGTTGGGCGAGCGCGGGGCGGAATTCGCCCAACGGGTGCTGAGCCCCTTCGCGTGCGCGGCGCGCTACGCGGCCGCCTACCGGCGGGTCCGGGAGGCGGGACGATGA